The Anabaena sp. PCC 7108 region ACCCACCACATCTATAATTGAATTTGATTTGTTATTCAAAGCATAAGTGGAAAATTAATTATGACAGCAGGAAAAGGACAGGGATTTGGTTTTGGCTTAGGAAAAATGAAGGAACTAGCTGACGCTTTCAAAAAAGCCCAGCAAGTTCAAGAAGGTGCAAAACGTCTCCAAGAAGAATTGGAGCAAATGGAGATTCAAGGCGAATCTGGTGGTGGTCTGGTTAAGGTAATTGTCAGTGGGAACCAAGAACCCAAGCGGGTGGAAATTTCCCCAGATGCTTTGGGAGAAGGTGCGGAAGTACTTTCTGATCTGCTGACAGCAGCCATGAAAGATGCCTACAACAAGTCCACTACTACCATGCGGGAACGTATGGAAGAATTAACCAGTGGACTGGAACTACCCGGATTTTAGTCATTAGTCATTAGTTCAGTGGTCAGTTGTCACTAGCAACAACAACTGACATCTGACACGCAAAGCGAAATTTAATTTATGCCTTACAAGTTACTATTTGTCTGCCTGGGTAATATTTGTCGCTCGCCCTCGGCAGAAAATATTATGAATCATTTAATTGAGCAGACTGATTTGAGCGCTAGTATTCACTGTGATTCTGCTGGTACTTCTGGCTATCACATTGGTAGTCCACCAGACCGGCGCATGAGTGCGGCAGCCTCTACAAAGTTGGGAATTAAACTACGTGGTCAAGCTCGCCAATTTGAAAAGTCTGACTTTCAAGAGTTTGATTTGATTTTGGCGATGGATAAAGACAATTTTGAAAATATCCTCGCTGTTGACCTTTCTGGGCAATATCACCATAAAGTTCGCTTAATGTGTGATTTTTGTTCTAGACATACAATCAGAGAAGTTCCCGACCCCTATTATGGCGGCTCAGAAGGTTTTAA contains the following coding sequences:
- a CDS encoding low molecular weight protein-tyrosine-phosphatase produces the protein MPYKLLFVCLGNICRSPSAENIMNHLIEQTDLSASIHCDSAGTSGYHIGSPPDRRMSAAASTKLGIKLRGQARQFEKSDFQEFDLILAMDKDNFENILAVDLSGQYHHKVRLMCDFCSRHTIREVPDPYYGGSEGFNQVIDLLLDACEGLLDYVKSQQI
- a CDS encoding YbaB/EbfC family nucleoid-associated protein, whose protein sequence is MTAGKGQGFGFGLGKMKELADAFKKAQQVQEGAKRLQEELEQMEIQGESGGGLVKVIVSGNQEPKRVEISPDALGEGAEVLSDLLTAAMKDAYNKSTTTMRERMEELTSGLELPGF